In Thermococcus sp., a single genomic region encodes these proteins:
- a CDS encoding ABC transporter ATP-binding protein translates to MIEVENLVKRFGGRVTLKGISFTVHDGEIYGLLGPNGSGKSTTMRILAGIIPPSDGKIVVNGIDVAERPMDVKRITGYIPETPLLYESLTPMEFFSLVGSIRKIPKGELEERVERLVSAFGIEEYVGELIGTLSFGTRQKVSIIAGLLHDPEVLILDEAINGLDPKSARIMKELLNGFKEEGKSIVFSTHVLAIAEAVCDRIGIIYNGELIAEGTPEELKSFAHEENLEDVFLKLTQSQEEVSSLVRALKEAF, encoded by the coding sequence GTGATAGAGGTCGAGAACCTCGTCAAGCGCTTCGGCGGGAGGGTTACCCTCAAAGGCATCTCCTTCACCGTTCACGATGGAGAGATATACGGCCTCCTCGGACCGAACGGGAGCGGAAAGAGCACCACAATGAGAATTCTCGCCGGAATAATCCCTCCGAGCGACGGTAAGATCGTTGTAAACGGGATAGACGTCGCGGAGAGGCCGATGGATGTGAAGAGAATAACCGGCTACATCCCGGAAACGCCCCTTCTCTACGAGAGCCTAACCCCTATGGAGTTCTTCTCCCTCGTCGGAAGCATAAGGAAAATCCCCAAGGGAGAACTGGAAGAGCGCGTTGAGAGGCTTGTGAGTGCCTTTGGGATAGAGGAGTACGTAGGCGAGCTCATAGGAACGCTGAGCTTTGGAACACGGCAAAAGGTTTCCATCATAGCGGGCCTCCTCCACGACCCAGAGGTTCTAATACTCGATGAGGCAATCAACGGCCTCGACCCCAAGAGCGCGCGGATTATGAAGGAGCTCCTCAACGGCTTCAAGGAGGAGGGGAAGAGCATAGTGTTCTCCACCCACGTCCTCGCTATAGCCGAAGCGGTCTGCGACAGGATAGGGATAATCTACAACGGCGAGCTAATAGCGGAGGGAACGCCGGAGGAACTGAAGAGCTTTGCCCACGAGGAGAACCTTGAGGACGTCTTCCTGAAGCTGACCCAGAGCCAGGAAGAGGTCAGCTCGCTCGTCAGGGCCCTTAAGGAGGCCTTCTGA
- a CDS encoding TIGR00289 family protein, with translation MRVAVLYSGGKDSNYALYWALKQGFEVKYLVSMVSESEESYMYHVSNIHLTELQAKAIGIPLIKGFTSGEKEKEVEDMKAVLEGLKIDGVVAGALASEYQKKRVDRVAKELGIQSFAPAWHRDPIEYMRELIGIFDIVMVGVSAYGLDERWLGRRIDEKALEELVKLHEKYRIHVAGEGGEFETFVRDAPFFKAKIVFDEVEKRWNECSYSGVLEVKRAHLEKKQT, from the coding sequence ATGCGCGTTGCCGTCCTCTATTCCGGGGGAAAAGATTCCAACTACGCTCTCTACTGGGCTCTGAAGCAGGGGTTTGAGGTGAAATACCTCGTCTCGATGGTCAGCGAGAGCGAGGAAAGTTACATGTATCACGTGTCCAACATCCACCTGACGGAACTACAGGCAAAGGCAATAGGGATTCCCCTCATCAAGGGCTTCACGAGCGGTGAGAAAGAGAAAGAAGTAGAGGACATGAAGGCCGTCCTTGAGGGGCTGAAGATAGACGGCGTTGTCGCCGGAGCTCTGGCTAGTGAATACCAGAAGAAGAGAGTCGATAGAGTCGCCAAGGAACTCGGAATCCAGAGCTTCGCCCCTGCCTGGCACCGCGACCCTATCGAGTATATGCGAGAGCTTATCGGTATCTTCGACATTGTGATGGTTGGGGTCTCTGCTTACGGCCTCGACGAGCGCTGGCTTGGAAGAAGGATAGATGAGAAGGCCCTAGAGGAACTGGTTAAGCTCCACGAGAAGTACAGGATTCACGTCGCTGGAGAAGGCGGGGAGTTCGAGACCTTTGTGAGGGACGCACCCTTCTTCAAAGCTAAGATAGTCTTCGATGAGGTTGAAAAAAGGTGGAACGAGTGCAGTTATTCCGGCGTACTCGAGGTCAAGAGGGCACACCTTGAGAAAAAGCAAACTTAA
- a CDS encoding bifunctional L-myo-inositol-1-phosphate cytidylyltransferase/CDP-L-myo-inositol myo-inositolphosphotransferase encodes MAMPETAVILAAGLGTRMGGRPKGLVRVAGREILYRTMTLLKRNGVERFVIVTNERYAPLYKKFIERHGFTAELVINPEPEKGNGHSLHLAEEKVSGKFVLVMSDHVYSEAFVEKAIGGNGLIGDRRPGWIDISEATKVKVRNNRVERIGKSLKKWDAVDTGFFVLDEGIFNVTEELEREKNGDYSLSEVVERAKLPVTFVDGLGWTDVDTPEEIKRARRMLVKTAVKGIGDGFVSRHLNRKISTEISAFLVDKVTPNEMTAFTFALGILSALLTLVSLPLAGILYQLSSILDGIDGEIARASLRTSRLGGYIDSILDRYVDGSFLALLAYSTLREPLWYLVALLALLGSVMVSYSTERFKGAFCRDAYSEVPVLRKLPGKRDERVFLTMLFLLYPVSVSIKALFALLAVLTNLRVALTLYFISRKVSQPKTI; translated from the coding sequence ATGGCGATGCCAGAGACAGCAGTGATTTTAGCTGCAGGCCTCGGAACAAGGATGGGCGGAAGGCCAAAGGGACTCGTCAGAGTCGCGGGAAGGGAGATTCTGTACCGGACGATGACGCTTCTCAAGAGAAACGGCGTTGAGCGCTTCGTCATAGTCACCAACGAACGCTACGCCCCGCTTTACAAGAAGTTCATCGAGAGGCACGGCTTTACCGCGGAGCTGGTTATAAACCCCGAGCCGGAGAAGGGCAACGGGCACTCCCTCCACCTTGCGGAGGAAAAGGTTTCGGGGAAGTTCGTCCTTGTGATGAGCGACCACGTTTATTCAGAGGCCTTCGTTGAAAAAGCCATAGGTGGAAACGGCCTCATAGGGGATAGAAGACCGGGATGGATTGACATCAGCGAGGCAACAAAGGTTAAGGTCAGGAACAACCGGGTAGAGCGCATAGGAAAGAGTCTCAAGAAATGGGACGCCGTTGACACGGGTTTCTTCGTCCTTGACGAGGGGATTTTCAACGTGACGGAAGAGCTTGAGCGCGAGAAGAACGGCGATTACTCGCTCAGCGAGGTCGTTGAGAGGGCAAAACTTCCGGTTACGTTCGTTGACGGTCTCGGCTGGACGGACGTTGATACGCCTGAGGAGATAAAAAGGGCAAGGAGGATGCTGGTTAAGACCGCTGTTAAGGGAATCGGTGATGGATTCGTCAGCAGGCACCTGAACAGGAAAATCTCCACGGAGATAAGCGCTTTCCTTGTGGATAAAGTCACGCCGAACGAAATGACGGCCTTTACCTTCGCCCTGGGAATTCTCTCCGCTCTGTTGACCCTTGTGAGCCTCCCTCTGGCGGGTATCCTTTACCAGCTCAGCTCAATCCTCGACGGTATTGACGGTGAGATAGCGAGGGCATCCCTGAGAACGAGCAGGCTTGGCGGTTACATCGACTCAATCCTCGACCGCTACGTTGACGGGAGTTTTCTGGCCCTGCTGGCCTACTCAACTCTAAGGGAACCGCTCTGGTATCTCGTCGCGCTTTTGGCCCTCCTCGGCTCGGTTATGGTCAGCTACTCGACGGAGAGGTTTAAGGGGGCCTTCTGCAGGGATGCCTACTCTGAAGTACCTGTCCTCAGAAAACTGCCCGGAAAGAGGGATGAGAGGGTCTTTCTCACGATGCTGTTCCTGCTGTATCCCGTTTCAGTCTCTATAAAAGCCCTCTTTGCTTTACTGGCAGTCCTGACGAACCTGCGGGTGGCTCTCACACTCTATTTCATCTCCAGAAAAGTTTCACAACCAAAAACTATTTAA
- a CDS encoding inositol-3-phosphate synthase yields the protein MVRVVILGQGYVASIFASGLEKIKAGKLEPYGVPLANELPIKIEDIEIVGSYDVDKAKVGKDLYEVVKTYDPEAPESLRGITIRKGVHLGSLRNLPLEATGLDEEMTLSEAVERLVSEWKELKPDVFVNVCTTEAFVPFESREELEKAIEENNRDRLTATQVYVYAAAKYAKETGGAAFVNAIPTLIANDPAFVELAKESNLVIFGDDGATGATPLTADILSHLAQRNRYVLDIAQFNIGGNQDFLALTDKERNRSKEFTKSSIVKDILGYDAPHYIKPTGFLEPLGDKKFIAMHIEYVSFNGAHDELVITGRINDSPALAGLLVDLVRLGKIAVDRKEFGTVYEVNAFYMKNPGPKEAKNIPRIIAHEKMRQWAGLKPRWL from the coding sequence ATGGTCAGGGTTGTTATACTCGGGCAGGGCTACGTGGCAAGCATATTCGCAAGCGGTCTTGAGAAGATAAAGGCCGGAAAGCTCGAGCCCTACGGTGTTCCGCTCGCCAACGAGCTCCCGATTAAGATTGAGGACATAGAGATAGTAGGTTCTTACGACGTTGACAAGGCCAAGGTTGGAAAGGATCTCTATGAGGTTGTTAAAACCTACGACCCAGAGGCCCCGGAGAGCCTCAGGGGAATCACAATCAGGAAGGGTGTTCATCTCGGAAGCCTCAGGAACCTCCCGCTTGAGGCTACCGGCCTAGACGAGGAAATGACGCTCAGCGAGGCCGTTGAAAGGCTCGTCAGCGAGTGGAAGGAGCTCAAACCTGATGTGTTCGTGAACGTCTGCACCACCGAGGCCTTCGTGCCCTTCGAGAGCAGAGAGGAGCTTGAGAAGGCCATCGAGGAGAACAACAGGGACAGGCTCACAGCGACGCAGGTCTACGTTTATGCAGCAGCAAAGTACGCGAAAGAGACCGGGGGAGCGGCTTTCGTCAACGCGATTCCCACATTGATAGCAAACGACCCGGCCTTCGTCGAGCTCGCGAAAGAGAGCAACCTCGTTATCTTCGGCGACGATGGAGCCACTGGTGCAACTCCGCTCACAGCCGACATACTCAGCCACCTCGCCCAGAGGAACCGCTACGTTCTCGACATAGCCCAGTTCAACATCGGCGGAAATCAGGACTTCCTTGCCTTGACGGACAAGGAGCGCAACAGGAGCAAGGAGTTCACCAAGTCGAGCATAGTCAAGGACATCCTTGGTTACGATGCACCGCACTACATAAAGCCCACCGGCTTCCTTGAGCCCCTTGGAGACAAGAAGTTCATAGCGATGCACATCGAGTACGTCAGCTTCAATGGGGCTCACGACGAGCTCGTCATAACCGGCAGGATAAACGACAGCCCGGCACTGGCAGGTCTCCTCGTTGACCTCGTCAGGCTCGGAAAGATAGCCGTTGACAGGAAGGAGTTCGGAACCGTGTACGAGGTCAACGCCTTCTACATGAAGAACCCCGGACCGAAGGAAGCGAAGAACATACCGCGCATCATTGCCCACGAGAAGATGCGCCAGTGGGCTGGATTGAAGCCCAGGTGGCTCTGA
- a CDS encoding DUF4443 domain-containing protein translates to MSWKRGAYPEFTVEDAVAVLFLMKNPIGRKTISELLDLGEGSVRTLLRKLSKQGLIESSQRGHVLSEKGRELIGELSKAFSEVYSVGKVDGFPAYALVVKNPPEFKSIELRDEAIRFFARGAMILLVRNGEIVFPEDGRPLKETMPELAERLSTLRTEEGDMVVVTWAENPADAMKSAYHVAVFLKDVPEEIKSLVR, encoded by the coding sequence ATGAGCTGGAAGAGGGGAGCCTATCCGGAGTTCACCGTTGAAGATGCGGTCGCGGTTCTTTTCCTGATGAAAAACCCCATTGGAAGAAAGACAATTTCGGAACTCCTCGACTTGGGAGAGGGAAGTGTCAGAACGCTGTTAAGGAAGCTTTCAAAGCAGGGACTCATAGAGTCCTCCCAGAGGGGCCACGTCCTGAGCGAGAAGGGCAGGGAACTCATTGGGGAACTTTCGAAGGCCTTCTCTGAAGTTTACTCTGTGGGAAAGGTTGATGGGTTTCCGGCCTACGCGCTTGTTGTGAAGAACCCTCCTGAGTTCAAGAGCATCGAACTCAGGGACGAGGCGATAAGGTTCTTCGCTAGGGGTGCAATGATTCTTCTCGTTAGGAACGGGGAAATCGTTTTTCCTGAGGACGGCAGACCGTTGAAGGAAACGATGCCTGAACTCGCCGAAAGGCTTTCCACCCTCAGGACGGAGGAGGGAGACATGGTAGTTGTTACGTGGGCCGAGAATCCGGCAGATGCGATGAAGAGTGCCTATCACGTTGCCGTGTTTTTGAAGGACGTCCCCGAGGAGATAAAGTCCCTCGTGAGGTGA
- the pyrF gene encoding orotidine-5'-phosphate decarboxylase, translating to MSRLILALDVYDRERAMEIARQTAEYLWAIKVNWPLIIGSGLRIITELKRATGLPVIADLKLADIPNTNRLIAKKVFEASADYIITHGFVGRDSVKAVMELGEAIIVVEMSHLGAKEFIQPATDKLIEMANELKPFGVIAPATRPERVVYIRSKLKPGIKVITPGVGAQGGKAGDVLKAGADYIIVGRAIYQSDNPRESARRIYEEVEAWS from the coding sequence GTGAGCCGGCTAATCCTAGCTCTTGACGTCTACGACCGCGAAAGGGCCATGGAAATAGCCCGGCAAACCGCCGAATACCTCTGGGCGATTAAGGTCAACTGGCCACTGATAATCGGCTCGGGCCTTAGAATTATTACAGAGCTGAAGCGGGCGACAGGACTTCCGGTCATAGCTGACTTGAAGCTCGCGGACATTCCGAATACAAACAGGCTGATAGCAAAGAAGGTTTTTGAGGCTAGTGCCGACTACATCATAACCCACGGCTTCGTCGGGCGGGATAGCGTTAAGGCGGTGATGGAGCTCGGAGAGGCGATAATCGTCGTTGAGATGAGCCATCTCGGGGCCAAGGAGTTCATCCAGCCGGCAACGGACAAGCTCATTGAGATGGCCAACGAGCTCAAGCCCTTTGGGGTTATAGCTCCAGCAACGAGACCGGAACGCGTCGTATACATCCGCTCAAAGCTGAAGCCTGGGATTAAGGTGATAACCCCCGGCGTCGGTGCTCAGGGGGGAAAGGCCGGGGACGTTTTAAAAGCCGGTGCCGACTACATAATCGTGGGAAGGGCAATATACCAGAGCGATAACCCGCGGGAGAGCGCGAGAAGGATTTACGAGGAGGTGGAAGCATGGAGCTGA
- a CDS encoding RNA-binding protein: MELKVKHPLSKKEVKEIIREMSEIFGEEIAKKMLNKKDRVELAEFDKTTEILLVNGKPFFIRRKGLIFPLVIALYELSNDEDLRKWPRRVVVDEGAVPYIINGADVMAAGIVDADENIREGDFVFVVEEQYGRPLAIGIALMSGKAMKEKPKGKAVKNIHHAKDKIWNVTVG, translated from the coding sequence ATGGAGCTGAAGGTCAAGCATCCTCTCAGCAAGAAGGAGGTTAAGGAGATAATCCGGGAGATGAGCGAGATTTTTGGGGAGGAGATAGCGAAGAAAATGCTGAACAAAAAGGACCGCGTTGAGCTCGCGGAGTTTGACAAGACCACCGAGATTCTCCTCGTCAACGGAAAGCCCTTCTTCATAAGGCGCAAGGGCCTAATCTTCCCGCTGGTCATAGCGCTCTACGAGCTGTCCAACGATGAGGACCTGAGGAAGTGGCCGAGGCGGGTTGTGGTTGACGAGGGTGCTGTTCCATACATCATCAACGGCGCCGACGTGATGGCGGCGGGGATAGTTGATGCAGACGAGAACATAAGGGAGGGTGACTTCGTCTTCGTGGTTGAGGAGCAGTATGGGAGACCCCTGGCTATCGGAATAGCCCTTATGAGCGGTAAAGCAATGAAGGAGAAGCCCAAGGGAAAAGCTGTGAAGAACATCCACCATGCGAAGGATAAAATCTGGAACGTAACGGTGGGATGA
- a CDS encoding FAD synthase: MGEKRKIRVLVGGVFDILHVGHIHFLKQARELGDELVVIVAHDETVRMQKRRDPINPAEDRAELLRAIRYVDEVYIGSPGTIDFELVRRINPDVIAIGPDQNFNCEKLKEDLRKHGINAQVIRVPYLYKSDRAKTSKIIQRIVETYCE, encoded by the coding sequence ATGGGGGAAAAGAGGAAAATCAGGGTTCTCGTTGGGGGTGTCTTTGACATCCTTCACGTCGGTCACATCCACTTTTTGAAGCAGGCGAGGGAACTCGGCGACGAGCTTGTCGTTATAGTCGCCCACGACGAAACCGTGAGGATGCAGAAGAGGCGCGACCCAATAAACCCCGCCGAGGACAGGGCGGAGCTCCTGAGGGCGATAAGATACGTGGACGAGGTTTACATAGGCTCTCCCGGGACTATAGACTTTGAGCTGGTCAGGAGGATAAACCCGGACGTCATAGCCATCGGTCCCGACCAGAACTTTAACTGCGAAAAGCTCAAGGAAGACCTCAGGAAACACGGGATAAACGCTCAGGTAATTCGCGTTCCGTACCTCTACAAGAGCGATAGGGCAAAGACGAGCAAGATAATACAGAGGATTGTGGAAACCTACTGCGAGTGA
- a CDS encoding CopG family transcriptional regulator, translated as MPRDKIPKLFDGSIDELTKPTKPSKPKKERNLKKEKMQKTLYVSRDMNVKLIQLYAEEGRRQSAIVEDAVNLYYYLRLALGEKKFEELLSAVKREDPEFLRDYISKLKP; from the coding sequence TTGCCGAGGGATAAAATCCCCAAGCTCTTCGACGGCTCGATAGACGAGCTCACGAAGCCGACGAAGCCCTCAAAGCCAAAGAAGGAGCGCAACCTGAAGAAGGAGAAGATGCAGAAGACCCTCTACGTCAGCCGGGACATGAACGTAAAACTGATACAGCTCTACGCTGAAGAGGGGAGGAGGCAGAGCGCAATAGTGGAAGATGCCGTCAACCTCTACTACTACCTCCGTCTCGCCCTCGGGGAGAAGAAGTTTGAAGAGCTCTTAAGTGCTGTGAAGAGGGAGGACCCCGAGTTCCTGCGCGATTACATCTCAAAGCTGAAGCCTTAG
- a CDS encoding ParA family protein: protein MAVVISVANQKGGVGKTTLTMNLGFALADMGKRVLLVDVDPQFNLTFGLIGMKVLDYAERHVGTLMTRESEIDESLIHVRENLDLIPSHLNLSAKEIEIINAYNRERRLEKALLPILPDYDYVLIDNPPSMGIFLVNSLTASDYVLIPLELSYFGVIGMQLMFNLMRMIREETNENLKLLGLVPNKFTRQTKVPKLRLKELKETYPDAPILTTIPKAIALEKAQSEGKSIFEFDGKSRAAKAFLKLAKEVVEIAEG, encoded by the coding sequence ATGGCAGTGGTAATCAGCGTTGCCAATCAGAAGGGGGGAGTCGGGAAGACCACCCTGACGATGAACCTCGGCTTCGCCCTAGCGGATATGGGGAAGAGGGTTCTCCTCGTTGACGTTGACCCCCAGTTCAACCTTACCTTTGGACTAATCGGCATGAAGGTTCTTGACTACGCCGAGAGACACGTTGGGACGCTCATGACCAGAGAAAGCGAGATTGACGAGAGCCTGATACACGTAAGGGAAAACCTCGACCTTATTCCCAGCCATTTGAACCTTTCGGCGAAAGAAATCGAAATCATAAACGCCTACAACCGTGAAAGGAGGCTTGAAAAGGCACTACTACCCATTCTGCCGGACTACGACTACGTCCTAATTGACAACCCGCCGAGCATGGGCATCTTTCTAGTTAACTCGCTGACCGCTTCCGACTACGTGCTGATTCCCCTCGAGCTCAGCTACTTCGGGGTCATAGGAATGCAACTCATGTTCAACCTCATGAGAATGATACGCGAGGAGACCAACGAGAACCTGAAGCTCCTCGGCCTGGTTCCCAACAAGTTCACAAGGCAGACGAAGGTCCCAAAGCTCCGCCTCAAGGAGCTCAAGGAGACGTATCCAGATGCGCCAATCCTCACGACCATTCCCAAAGCCATAGCCCTTGAGAAGGCCCAGAGCGAGGGGAAGAGCATATTTGAATTTGATGGTAAGAGTCGCGCCGCGAAGGCCTTCCTAAAGCTCGCCAAAGAGGTGGTTGAGATTGCCGAGGGATAA
- the ftsZ gene encoding cell division protein FtsZ, translating to MVFKLLEQAGIKIDLDDEPKRPKMEDNFIEDDDDLIKIAIVGVGGSGNNTITRLYELGVQGAELIAMNTDAQALKHAKAHKKLLLGKEITQGKGSGGDPEIGYRAAEASAHEIAETIGDADLVFITAGMGNGTGTGAAPVVARVIKERARHNGRFREPLVVSVVTFPFKNEGKLRIEKAKAGIKALLYYSDTVVIIENDKLLQLVPKLPINAAFRFADEIIARMVKGITETIKLPSMVNIDFADVYSVMKNGGAALIGIGESDSSNRAVDAVKNALQNKLLDVEYGSGEKALVHFTVGPDVSLGEINEAMNVVYEKLGEKSEIKWGARIDEDMGKMVRAMVIMTGVKSPHILGGETALQLAPKEALLPAKPKKTFESFEDKLYKTIARREEGPKGGLPSYVSRVLDDFEDLS from the coding sequence ATGGTGTTTAAACTGCTCGAACAGGCAGGGATAAAGATAGACCTTGACGATGAGCCGAAGAGACCAAAAATGGAAGATAATTTTATTGAAGATGACGACGATTTGATAAAGATCGCGATTGTGGGTGTCGGTGGTTCAGGTAACAACACAATAACGCGCCTTTATGAGCTCGGCGTCCAGGGAGCGGAGTTAATAGCGATGAACACCGATGCTCAGGCCTTAAAGCACGCAAAGGCCCACAAGAAGCTTCTCCTTGGAAAGGAGATAACACAGGGAAAGGGTTCCGGCGGAGACCCCGAGATAGGCTATCGCGCGGCGGAGGCGAGCGCCCACGAGATAGCCGAGACTATAGGCGATGCGGACCTCGTCTTCATAACTGCCGGAATGGGTAACGGAACCGGAACGGGAGCGGCTCCAGTCGTTGCAAGGGTCATAAAGGAGCGCGCAAGGCACAACGGCAGGTTCAGGGAGCCCCTCGTGGTTAGCGTCGTAACGTTCCCCTTCAAGAACGAGGGCAAGCTGAGGATTGAGAAGGCAAAGGCCGGCATTAAGGCTCTCCTCTACTACTCAGATACTGTTGTGATAATAGAGAACGACAAGCTCCTTCAGCTCGTTCCAAAGCTCCCGATAAACGCCGCCTTCCGCTTCGCAGATGAGATAATAGCCAGGATGGTGAAGGGAATAACCGAGACGATAAAGCTTCCCTCAATGGTCAACATAGACTTCGCCGACGTTTACAGCGTCATGAAGAACGGTGGCGCTGCATTGATAGGAATCGGTGAGAGCGACTCGAGCAACAGGGCCGTTGATGCTGTCAAGAACGCCCTCCAGAACAAGCTCCTCGACGTTGAATACGGAAGCGGTGAGAAGGCTCTCGTCCACTTCACCGTTGGTCCTGACGTAAGCCTGGGCGAAATCAACGAGGCCATGAACGTCGTCTACGAAAAACTCGGCGAGAAGAGCGAAATCAAGTGGGGAGCGAGGATTGACGAGGACATGGGCAAGATGGTCAGGGCCATGGTCATAATGACCGGCGTTAAGAGCCCGCACATCCTCGGGGGTGAAACGGCACTCCAGCTGGCCCCCAAGGAGGCACTCCTGCCAGCGAAGCCCAAGAAGACCTTCGAGTCCTTTGAGGACAAGCTCTACAAGACTATAGCGAGGAGGGAAGAAGGGCCGAAGGGAGGACTTCCCTCATACGTGAGCAGGGTCCTTGACGACTTCGAGGACCTCTCCTGA
- a CDS encoding ribbon-helix-helix domain-containing protein — protein sequence MGRMKIISVQLPQGLINAMDQLVKKGVYPNRSEIIREAIRELLKKELYQLDAENRSTPDYIIK from the coding sequence ATGGGCAGAATGAAAATCATAAGTGTCCAGCTTCCCCAAGGCCTGATAAACGCAATGGACCAGCTCGTTAAGAAAGGGGTTTACCCCAACAGGAGTGAAATCATCCGCGAGGCAATTCGCGAGCTTCTGAAGAAAGAACTTTACCAGCTTGACGCTGAAAACCGCTCAACACCCGATTACATCATAAAATAA